The DNA sequence TATATATGAATTTGAGCAATGAAATAGATCTGGTCGATTTTGATATGGACAATGAATTCTATAATCTCTTGGAAAGACTGGGCGAGGTAGTTGAAATTGAATAATGTACTTAAAGAAAAAATAGAGCACGAGATTTCTCGTATTAATAAATTATTTGACAAGACAAAACCATTAGTGGATTTATGTAAAATCAAGGAACCGGATTACATTGAGGCATCCGCAGCAGCGCTGTTTTTGCATTCTCTATATAATGGGATTGAAAGTATTATTTTACTTATATTAAAAAATATTGGAGAGCCTATTCCGAATGATTTTCAATGGCATAAGACATTATTTGAAAAGACATACGAACAGAATGCTAAGAGAACAAAAATATTCACTAATGATTATAAAGAACAATTGGAAGAGTATTTGTCATTTAGACATTTTATAAGGCATTCTTATGGTTCGGAAATTGAATGGAGCCGATTAAAGCCATTAATAAACTATTCCGAAGAATTATGGAAGAAAGTAAAAGATGATTTTGAACAGTTTATAAAAAACAATTAAACGGCAAAGGGGTAGACGCCCTGTCCCAACTGGTCTTTAAGGGCAACGCCTACGATAGGGCCAAGGTGGTCTGCGAACGGCTCCGGGACGAAATAACCCGCCAGCAGTTCAGGATAGCTGAAGACCAAGGACGCGTAGGAACCCGGTAATCACGTCTTGATTTGTGGGTGGGGTTTCCGGAATTTTGCTAGCGGTTCTTGGCGGCCCGTTTCCGCTTAGGTTTTCCAATCAGTTTTTCCTTGAGCTGTTCCAGGGACTCGCACTGGTCTATAAGTGCAAGGAATTGTTCCTTCTCTTCCGCCTTAATTTTGGCTTCCAATCTAGGGATGGCACCCAGTTCCGTAAAAAGTCTGTCAATAGTTGCGTCGCCTTGCATACCTAGTACCTCCTTGACCTGTCGTTCGTTGGCTAGAGCCAGCATGTATAGAAAAGCGTCTTTTGGGGCTCCCTCTGGCGTTTTTTTGGTCGCATCTATGATGCCCCTTGTGCTGCTTATGCTCAAGCCGGGCCCCACACCGGTTAGCCATCTGGCTTCCGTCTTAGGCAGCTTTTTCTGGTTGATAATCTGCATGGGCATTAGCCTGCCTTCAATTAGTGTAATCCCCGGCCATTTTTCCGTCAACGTATACTGATACACTTCCCGCAGATGTTTCTTCAACTCCCGGGGTTCCTGGGATGTCACAAAGCTGATAGTTACATCCTGGATATTGCCGCTTTCCGGCGGAGTACAATACAGGTAGACATAAGCCATCACCTTGTTAAAAGCCGCCACCATCAGAGAATCCTCCGGACCTTTAAATTCGACCAGGTTCCGGCCTCTGAATATGGAGGCAATTTTTTTGTCTATGACCACGTTCCGCTTTTTCTTGATGATGACCATATCGATCCTGAGCGGTTCCCGGGTAAGCTGGTGTTCAATGGTGAACTCCAGAACATCCCGATAGTCTATCAGCTCCAGCCGGATCGCATCGTAGAAAGCCGTGTGCCACGTAATTCGTTCTCGTTTTTTCCTCATCACGGGCTCTCCCCCTTTGGGAGCCCTAATGCGCTATTCCCGGGATTTTGCTTTAGTGAGCCGCGAAAAACTTCAGAAATATGCTGCTGCCGGTGTCTATACCCCCCCCTACCCGTAGTGTTGTTCCTTGGAATGGTACGCTAAAATAGGGGTACTTTTTGGCGTGTCTATAACGAATAGCGAGTTTTTACCATTTTTTTATGAAATATGGACAATTGCTGGGTAATGTATTAAACTGAAAGGAGACTGTCTGCGTAATAATTCATCCTTTGCTTTTCCGGTTTGTCGTTACCATCATAGTCAAAAAATATACGGCGTATGTCGTGATTAGAATGTTTCTTAGGAGTATAGCATGTTGAAAAAGAGCTTAAAGTTCCTGGCCGCGGGCATTATGGCCGCAGCCCTGGTTACCGCCTGTTCGGCAATCTTTGACGCCGATGAAGACCCGGTGGAATATGACGCCCAGGGGCGGAGGTTGGTTACAGTTTCTGTTGCCCTTCCGGGTGACGATGCCGTGGCTAGAGCGGTAACCAAGGATGTAGCAGCGGCTAACATTGATTTCTATGAGGTGGTGTTTCGGCAAGTAAGTGGTACACTTCCAGCTGGTCTATTCACTGCTACCAATGTTTACTATTCTGCAACCGGCTACAAGGGCGCAGGTAAGGAGCTTATCCTCAAAATAGCGCCTGGTAATTATTATGCCGTTCTATTTGCCGGGAAGAAATTGGATGGGGACAACGCGGTACTTCTAGCCACCGATATTTCAAAAGTTGCCGGTAGCGCTCTAACTGGCCAAAGTGTTCCTGCTTATAAAATAGACAGTGACGGAAAAACTTATGCACTAGACAATACCGGAGCAGCAATCGTAGCAGCCGGGTCTCCAATTAGTTTTACTTTAAAAGAACTTGAGTTAGGGGCCTTTACCGTATTGTCGGGTACCACCACAAAACTTTCTTTTACCGGTTCCGGTGTAGGTTATACTCAGAAAACAATAGCCGGCTCACCTGCGTATCCTTATTGGAGTTTTGACCTCGGGGATGGGTTAATAACTGCTGCTGCTAAGTTTATTACTACAACAGCTAATGTATTTCCAGCATATACGTATAATGCTGGTACGGGTACCGCAGGAGCCTATCCAGCCATAGGAGCAGTTACGTCCGGTGATATTGTGGTTGATAGTGTTGGAACAACGGTTAAGGATGCCTCAGGCAATGAGTTCGATGGGATTCCCCTTGCACTGATCGGGCCTACTTTTAGCAGCACTGCTAGTCCTGTAGCTGGTGGTGATTTGGAGTTTTCATTTGTTGTGCCAGAATCCCCCGGGGTTACAAAACTTGGTTTTGATGTATCGGTATTAGCCTACACAAGTACAAGTGCAACGGACGTTGGTTATAGAAACGCTGACAGCACGGTAAAAGCTATTACCTGGCATGTCAGGAATGGTCTTGATAACCTTAAACTTGATACAGGCGCTAAAACGGCGGATAACAGTGGTGCTGGTATTTTGATAGCCGCTGGGGTTACTGCGGCAACGTTGGTATCAGTTCACGTTGGGTCCAGTTTTTAAGGATTATTCTTTTCAAGGAATCGTATGAATCGTTTAAAACGGTTTATCATCCTATTAATTGGCGTCGCAGGGCTTTCTTCCTGCGGCGCTGTTTCTACGGGATTTCTATACCCCGATGAACCAGGGTTTTTAAAGGCGGAACCTTCCCGCATTATATACAGTATTCAAAGTAATTTTATTAAAGAACGGGACCTTACCGTATTTTTGTACAAAACGGATGGCGGTCTTTCCATGGTTCCCATTGAGGACGTGACTACCAAAATAAGAGGAATGGCGCTGGATTTTTACAGCTTTGGGGAGGAAGATCCCGGAACCTGGGAGATTGGCGTAAGTTACGCGGACCTGGAACCTACGGAGTATACGATAACCGTATTAAACGCCAAAGAAGAAGCGTATTATAATAATGATGGTCCCGGTACCGGTATTGGAATCATCATCACCGGTCCTTAGAGCATTGGGATTGTGAAACAAATCATCTGCGCATTCATCCTGTTTTTCTCTTCCGCCCTGGTTTTTTCCCAGACCAGGATAGGCGCCGCGGTGTTTATTGATATTGCCGGCGGGACTGCGGAGGAGCAGCGTTTCTTTGATCAGAACCTGCGGATGGAAGTTATCGCCGCGGGGTATACCATAACTGAGGATATACTCGAAGCGGATTATGCCCTAATCTGTTCCATCAATACTACTGCAAGAAGCCCCGGCCGCGTATTGGAGCTTACCCTTTTTGATGTGGAGGACGAAATTGATATTGTCTCCACCGAGTTACCCTTTGCCGTAAAAGAAGATACCTATGAAACGCTCCAGCCGGTTCTGCGGTCCGTGTTTGCCAGCGCGCCCTTAAAAGAGGTAAGCACGGAACTCCAAATAGTACAGGTGGAAAAAATCCGGAGCCTTCAGAACCGTTTAATGCGGACCCCCCCTGACGCATGGAAACACCGGTGGATATTTCTGAATGCCAGGGCCGGTATTTCATCCCGTTTTTATACGGCCATTGATGACTCTATGCCCAGCACGTCCGGCATCACCTACGATATAGGGGTTGAGCCGGAGTTTCATGTTCTCACTTTTCTTGCGCTCCAACTGGGCTTGAACCTTGCCCTGGACCGGGCGGAATATCAACGTTCCCCGGGTAACCCCACATCTATTGTGTATTCCACCTCTATTCTGAGTGTTCCGTTTACGGTTAAATATATTTTTGATCTGTCCGATAGTTTTACCCTGGGACCCTATGTCGGGGGATATGCGACTTTCCCCCTTTTAGGGGCATCCACGCCGCCGCCGGTTGGCATCCTTGCGGGGCTGGACTTTGGGGTAAAGACGGGGGTAGGAGTTTTATTGTTCGATCTCCGCTATTCCGCGGACCTGGGAAATACCGTTGTTTCTGAGAGTACCATTCCCCTTTCCTATAACCGGATGTTTATTACCCTCTCCGCTGGATACCGGTTTGGTTTTTTAAAGCGTTCACGAGAAAAGACTTAAGAACCGCCGGTTTTCTGCCGATACTGTGTAAGGAAAATCCTGTATGAAACGAAACGCCGGCTTTTTGTTCCTCCTCTTGATTTTTACCGCCCTGGCGGGGATCCAGCGCGGGGCAGCCCAGGTTCACCGGTCTTCCCTGGAACAGGGGATCAGCCTCTACCGGGCGGGACAATGGTCCGAAGCGGTGCCGGTACTGCGCCGGTCCCAGATGGAAGCGGCCAATCGCGGGCAGCTCGCGGAGTCTTTGTACTGGCTGTCCCTGGCGGAATTTTCCCTGGGCGAATATGCCGCCACACTCCGGGACATAAACGAGTTGCAGCGCATTGCCCCGGCGGGGCTGCGGATAGATACTGTTTTATACTACAAGGGCCGCGCCCTCTACTATTTGAACCGCTATGATGAAGCCCTGGGTATGTTCAGGGTCTATAATGATTATATAAACCGCTCTAAGCGTAATACCCCCGCGGTGGTGTCTCAAAAATCGATACTTGCCTATTGGATGGGGGAATGCCTTTACGCCCTGGGGCAGCAGGATCTGGCGGCGGTGCAGTTTGCCCGGGTGGTCAATGCCCGTCCCCGGAGCGAAAAGAACGAGGCCGCCGCCTACCGTTTGGCTATAATCCGGCAGAACAAAATTCAGGGTGAAATCCTGGACATGCTGAACTGGAGCTACGCCGAATACCTCCGAATCGTAGAGGAATACCAGCAGCGGGAAAAGGCCTATGACGAAACCATCAACGCCTACCGGAAACAGGTTGACGGGATGCTCGCCCAAACCGCCGCTAAACCGATACCGGCGCCGATACCGGAACCGGAAACCGAAAGGGCCAGGTACGAACGGCTCCTGGCGGAGTCGGAAGCGCAGAAACAAGCCCTGGAGATCAAGCTGCGGGAAGTGGAAAGTACCATCTACCTGGACCCAGGCCCGGACCCTAATATTCAACGTATCCGCGAGTTAAAGGCCTCGGCGGAGAAGCTTCGCAGCGAATTCTGATGCGGTAATTGCTGCTTTTATTGGTTTTTTATTTCCCCTATGCTATAATTATACGGTGAGAATCAAAAAAGAATCCGTTGGTTCTATGGGTGGCTTTATGAAAAATACACTCAAACCGCAAATATGTTTTTTAATATGTGTTATCCTCCTGGTTTTAAGCCCCTGCTTGTATGCCCAAAATGCCGCTGAAATTGATATAATCCTCGAAACTCCGGAGGTAAATCTCTCCCAGGCGACCCGTTTTGTGCTGACCGCGTCGGAGGCCCTTCCCGAAATGGTTGATCCCCGGTCCGGTGAGTCCGCTGCCTTTGCTGCTGCCCTGGCAAATGGCTGGCTTCCCAAGGGGGCATCGGCGGATAGGCCTATCAAACTGGGGGAACTATCCTTCCTTATCATGAAAGCCTTCAATATGAAAGGGAATCTTTTGTATGCCCTTTTCCCGGGGCCCCGCTACAGTTACCGGGAATTGCAGTACCAGCGGATCCTTCCGGAACCCGGCGATCCCCGAATGCGGGTAAATGGAGTGCAGTTCCTGCAGATAGTGGAGCGGGTACTCCATTCCCTTGAAATCGGCGGGAAAACGGCCTATGAAGCGGAGACCGAGCGGATTAGGACGGAAACAAGGGCGGAGGGGCGGGCTTTAAACCGAAGGGTGGAGATTACCCTTTTAAATCAGGATTGAGGGAACGGTTTGTGTAAAAAAATTGGGTTTCTGTATCTGATAATGCTCCTCCCGTTTTCTGTGGCCTTTGCCGCAGACTTTGGGGTGGTATTCGGCGGGACGCCGGGATACGATTCCACCACGGACCCGGGCTTTGTGCTTACCGGGAACGTACACCCCTGGGTTTCGGCGATTTTGAGTCCCACCGTAAATCTTTATGTGTCCGCCGCCTTGAGTTTGAGCTATGAACATGAGGACCCGCAGCCCTTCCTGCCGGAACTGGACCGCACGGAACTGGTCTGGCAGCCCGCTCCCGCCGCGCTCGTGCAGTTTGGGCGGCAGCGTTTTTGGGACAGCGCCGGTCTTATCGCTACGGGGCTTTTTGACGGGGCCCGTGTTTCCCGGGGCTATGAGAAGGCCCGTTTTTCCCTGGGGGCTTTCTATACCGGATTGCTGTACAAGGAAACGGTGGAGATCCTCATGACCGGTCCGGACCGATCCGACTATACTGAAAAATTCAGCTATGACGATCCTGCAAACTATTTTGCTTCCCGCCGGGTGGTAGTTCCCCTGTCGGTGGAGTTTCCCGATCTGACCCTCCGGTCTTCCCTGAACCTGAATGTGATAGGTCAATTTGATGTGAATACCCGGGATGGGGAAGGGAATACCCTCCACAGCCAATATCTTGAGATCCACTATTTAGCGGAACCCTGGGAACCGCTGCACATTAGTATTGCTGCGGCAACGGGGCTGGCGGAGGATCCGGATCTGCGGCTGGGCTTGGCCGCCTCTGCGGGGGCGGATTGGGAGCTTCCCACGGCAGTACCGGACTCCCTTTCCTTGCAGTTCCGCTGGTCGAGCGGAAGGGTTAACGATACCATGGGAGCTTTTTCCCCCATAAACAGCATCAGCCCGGGGGAAATATTCACCCCCCGTTTCTCGGCCCTGATGTATGGCAAGACAGCCTATACGGTGCGGCCCCATAAAACCCTGAGCGCTACGGCGGGGGCGGGTTATTTTATCAGGACCGATACGGAGACCCTGGGGGACCCGGAGTTTGATCCGAACACCGGTGCAGATTCCCGGCGGCTTCTGGGCGGGGAAATGTACGGTTTCCTGGTTTGGGCGCCCGATGCGGTAATCAGAATAACGGCGCTTGCGGGCGCCTTCTTTCCGGGATGGGGAGACGTCTTTGTTTCCGGCGCAGCTATCAGGTGGAAGACTT is a window from the Treponema primitia ZAS-1 genome containing:
- a CDS encoding tetratricopeptide repeat protein gives rise to the protein MKRNAGFLFLLLIFTALAGIQRGAAQVHRSSLEQGISLYRAGQWSEAVPVLRRSQMEAANRGQLAESLYWLSLAEFSLGEYAATLRDINELQRIAPAGLRIDTVLYYKGRALYYLNRYDEALGMFRVYNDYINRSKRNTPAVVSQKSILAYWMGECLYALGQQDLAAVQFARVVNARPRSEKNEAAAYRLAIIRQNKIQGEILDMLNWSYAEYLRIVEEYQQREKAYDETINAYRKQVDGMLAQTAAKPIPAPIPEPETERARYERLLAESEAQKQALEIKLREVESTIYLDPGPDPNIQRIRELKASAEKLRSEF